CATAAAGACATAAATAATAGAAATTGCATCAAGAAACATTCCGGCAATAATGATAGCTAAATTTGCCAGAAGCAGCACGGCTATAGGAGTTTTGGCTATAGCAATAATACTCTTGGCCATGATATCTATTACTCCTAAAACAGCAGAGGCGATGGAGAATTGAGTAGCAAAAGTAACCACAAACATAACGACTGAAGAAGTAATAACCGTACCCACCAATGCTTCGTAAAGCCCTTTAAGTGTGAGGGTTTTGTAAACAAAAAATCCAACAAAAATGCTATAAAATACCGCAAAAACAGCGGCTTCCGTGGGAGTGGCGATGCCGGCATATATTCCTCCCAGGATTATAACTGGTGCAAGTAAGGCCCAAAAAGCGTCTTTGGTGGTTATTAAAATCTCTTTTATTGTTCCCCTTTCTTTTATTCCCCGAAAATTTCTTTTTTTAGAAATAAAATAAGCAGCTACCATTAAAAATAAGCCGATAATTATACCAGGGATAATTCCTCCTAAAAAAAGTGCTCCCACGGATACGCCAGTTACATTTCCATATATAATAAAAGCTATACTGGGTGGAATAATGATAGCCAGCCCACTAGCCGCAGCAATGGTGGCAGCTGAAAAATTTTTATCATACTTTTGGTAAATCATCACCGGAATAATGGTTAAGCCTACCGCAGCTGTAGTTGCCGGACCAGAGCCGGAAACAGCTCCCCAAAAAAGGCAGGTCAGAATCCCAGCAATAGCTAAACCTCCGGTTGCCCTTCCTACAAGAATTGTGGCCAGGTTAGAAATTTTTTCTGCAAGTTTTGCTTTTTGCATTAAAATGCCGGCGAGAACAAAGAAGGGGATAGCAATTAAGGGGAATTTAGCAATACCCGATGCAAAATTTCTGGAA
This portion of the Candidatus Atribacteria bacterium genome encodes:
- a CDS encoding TRAP transporter large permease, yielding MQIFTLFGIFALLLLIGVPIGTSVGFAAVFSIWKYGLGVTMISRNFASGIAKFPLIAIPFFVLAGILMQKAKLAEKISNLATILVGRATGGLAIAGILTCLFWGAVSGSGPATTAAVGLTIIPVMIYQKYDKNFSAATIAAASGLAIIIPPSIAFIIYGNVTGVSVGALFLGGIIPGIIIGLFLMVAAYFISKKRNFRGIKERGTIKEILITTKDAFWALLAPVIILGGIYAGIATPTEAAVFAVFYSIFVGFFVYKTLTLKGLYEALVGTVITSSVVMFVVTFATQFSIASAVLGVIDIMAKSIIAIAKTPIAVLLLANLAIIIAGMFLDAISIIYVFMPIFIPILNYYHIDLLFFGIIFVVALAIGQITPPVAVNLYVGANLINSTLDKVAKEVWIYVVAAILGLIFLTFLPQISLYVPVASGLYIP